The following are encoded together in the Bos javanicus breed banteng chromosome X, ARS-OSU_banteng_1.0, whole genome shotgun sequence genome:
- the LOC133243428 gene encoding NADH dehydrogenase [ubiquinone] 1 beta subcomplex subunit 8, mitochondrial-like: MAAARVGVLGVRWLQKAAQNVVPLGARTASHITKDMLPGPYPKTPEERAAAAKKYNMRVEDYEPYPDDGMGYGDYPKLPDRSQQERDPWYDWDHPDLRLNWGELMHWDLDMYIRNCVDTSPTPVNWNLMCKHLFGFVTFMLFMFWVGETYPAYQPVGPKQYPYNNLYLERGGDPNKEPEPVVHYEI; encoded by the coding sequence ATGGCGGCGGCCAGGGTGGGGGTCCTGGGAGTCCGATGGCTGCAAAAGGCAGCCCAAAACGTGGTGCCGCTGGGTGCACGGACAGCCTCCCACATTACCAAGGACATGCTCCCGGGACCCTATCCCAAGACCCCAGAAGAACGGGCTGCCGCCGCCAAGAAGTATAATATGCGGGTGGAAGACTACGAGCCGTACCCAGATGATGGCATGGGGTATGGTGACTATCCGAAACTGCCTGACCGCTCACAGCAGGAGAGGGATCCATGGTATGACTGGGACCACCCAGACCTGCGGTTGAACTGGGGTGAACTGATGCACTGGGACCTGGACATGTATATCAGGAACTGTGTGGACACGTCCCCGACTCCTGTTAACTGGAACCTCATGTGTAAGCACCTCTTCGGCTTCGTCACCTTCATGCTGTTCATGTTTTGGGTAGGGGAGACTTACCCCGCCTACCAGCCTGTGGGGCCAAAGCAGTATCCTTACAATAATCTGTACCTGGAACGAGGCGGCGATCCCAACAAAGAACCTGAGCCAGTGGTTCACTATGAGATCTGA